The following are encoded together in the Malaya genurostris strain Urasoe2022 chromosome 3, Malgen_1.1, whole genome shotgun sequence genome:
- the LOC131434189 gene encoding uncharacterized protein LOC131434189 codes for MEVIEIEVEKEVTNPFVKSGLVRTPPQQTQQVQKQHTNEQQAQQQGQQQYSAWTKPPQPPRRSNVHKDIKALVIKLQGALGSAVKEWKNVVQRAEAGEKELLAAKTALEARRAAQMQRAEADTATREVNTASSVPPGVQSTPFFTPKRPRASPGDVRPGGPKRHKDARVTGAKLPPEATDAVVRTRNKSEAVIVKASDDSYAEVLRAMPMNPDLKELGEDVQKVRRTRNGEMLLELKRNPKAGSISYKELTEKALGNKVDVRALCPEATLRCKDLDEITTEEDVKLALKEQCELGEVQMTIRIRNGPDGTKVASIKLPVDAANKALKVEKIRVGWSVCPLSVSQLPDVCFKCLGFGHFARNCQGPDRSKLCRRCGEEGHKAKDSTKPPKCLICAATGDNKHPTGGSRCPAFKRASATKSQWRCDVAIISEPYQIPPGDGNWTSDGAKTAAIWAVGKYPIQEVVHCADEGFVIAKINGVFICSCYAPPRWTIEQFNRMLDKLTEELTDRRPVVVAGDFNAWAVEWGSRLTNSRGSSLLEALAKLNVDLANDGTTTTYRKDDRESIIDVAFCSPGMIRSMDWRVCEEYTHSDHQAIRYCGGRDSQVESSRTQFGERKWKTENFNKDVFVEALRLERNTINLSAEELTATLSRACDATMPRMGKPRNERRPAYWWNSTIADLRARCLHARRRMQRARNSGEREERRLPYRIARAALNKAIRLSKKECLEELNNNANENPWGNSYKMAMAKMKGPAVPPDRCPERMKTIIETLFPKHEPTIWPPVLYDVQDVRGDEIRVSNEELLAVAKALPVKKAPGPDGVPNVALKAAILENPDMFRTTFQKCMEDGSFPDIWKRQKLVLLPKPGKPPGDPSAYRPICLLDTVGKLLERVPGNSPSV; via the exons ATGGAAGTAATCGAAATCGAAGTTGAGAAAGAAGTGACAAATCCGTTTGTCAAGAGTGGCTTGGTGAGGACACCGCCGCAGCAAACCCAGCAGGTGCAAAAGCAGCACACGAACGAGCAGCAGGCTCAGCAGCAGGGTCAGCAGCAGTATAGCGCGTGGACGAAACCACCACAACCACCGAGA AGAAGTAACGTGCACAAAGACATCAAGGCGTTGGTAATTAAGCTCCAAGGCGCTCTTGGCTCTGCTGTAAAGGAGTGGAAAAACGTAGTGCAGAGAGCAGAAGCTGGGGAGAAGGAGTTGTTAGCGGCGAAAACTGCTTTAGAGGCACGTCGCGCAGCGCAAATGCAAAGGGCAGAAGCCGACACAGCTACGAGGGAGGTCAACACGGCGAGTAGTGTCCCCCCTGGGGTGCAGTCCACGCCCTTCTTCACACCAAAGAGGCCAAGGGCATCGCCTGGAGATGTTAGACCAGGTGGTCCCAAGAGACACAAGGATGCCCGTGTCACTGGAGCTAAACTACCACCAGAAGCAACCGACGCG GTCGTCAGGACGAGGAATAAGAGCGAGGCTGTCATCGTCAAAGCGAGCGACGACTCGTACGCCGAAGTCCTACGCGCTATGCCGATGAACCCGGATCTTAAGGAGCTAGGGGAAGACGTGCAAAAGGTCAGGCGCACTCGTAATGGTGAGATGCTTCTCGAGCTGAAAAGAAACCCCAAAGCAGGCAGCATCTCGTACAAGGAGCTTACCGAGAAAGCCCTCGGAAACAAGGTGGACGTAAGAGCCTTGTGCCCGGAAGCGACTCTCCGGTGTAAAGATCTGGACGAGATTACTACGGAGGAGGATGTAAAATTAGCCCTGAAGGAGCAATGCGAGCTAGGAGAGGTCCAGATGACCATCCGTATCAGGAATGGACCTGACGGCACCAAGGTAGCCTCAATTAAGCTGCCAGTAGATGCAGCTAATAAAGCGTTGAAAGTGGAGAAAATACGTGTGGGTTGGTCTGTGTGCCCACTGAGCGTTTCCCAGCTACCGGACGTGTGCTTCAAGTGTCTGGGTTTTGGTCACTTCGCACGGAACTGTCAAGGGCCGGATAGGAGCAAACTATGCAGAAGGTGTGGCGAGGAAGGTCACAAGGCAAAGGATAGCACGAAGCCTCCGAAATGCCTAATTTGCGCTGCCACGGGGGATAACAAACATCCTACAGGCGGTAGCAGATGCCCGGCCTTCAAACGAGCGAGTGCAACGAAGTCCCAGTGGAG ATGCGATGTTGCGATAATTTCGGAGCCATACCAAATTCCACCCGGAGATGGAAACTGGACATCAGACGGAGCCAAAACAGCAGCGATATGGGCAGTGGGAAAATACCCCATTCAAGAAGTGGTGCACTGCGCAGATGAAGGGTTTGTTATAGCCAAAATCAACGGAGTCTTCATCTGTAGTTGTTATGCACCTCCACGATGGACGATCGAACAGTTCAACCGGATGTTGGACAAACTAACGGAAGAGCTAACCGACCGAAGACCAGTAGTAGTAGCTGgtgacttcaatgcctgggcggtCGAATGGGGCAGCCGCCTCACGAACTCAAGGGGAAGCAGTCTTCTGGAGGCCCTAGCTAAGCTGAACGTAGATCTTGCCAATGACGGTACCACTACCACCTACCGTAAGGATGATCGAGAGTCCATCATAGATGTCGCTTTCTGCAGCCCGGGAATGATAAGGAGCATGGACTGGAGAGTGTGCGAAGAATACACCCACAGCGATCACCAAGCGATCCGGTATTGTGGTGGACGCGACTCGCAGGTGGAATCAAGCAGAACGCAGTTTGGTGAGCGAAAGTGGAAAACAGAGAACTTTAACAAGGACGTATTTGTGGAAGCACTGAGGCTCGAGCGCAACACAATAAACCTCAGCGCGGAAGAGCTGACTGCAACACTATCACGTGCGTGTGATGCAACCATGCCTAGAATGGGAAAACCCAGAAATGAGCGACGTCCGGCGTACTGGTGGAATTCGACGATCGCTGACCTGCGGGCACGTTGTCTACATGCCAGGAGAAGGATGCAGAGAGCTAGAAACAGCGGCGAAAGGGAGGAAAGAAGGTTGCCCTATAGAATAGCAAGAGCCGCACTCAACAAGGCAATCAGGCTCAGCAAGAAAGAGTGTTTAGAAGAGCTGAACAACAACGCCAACGAGAATCCGTGGGGTAATTCCTATAAGATGGCCATGGCAAAGATGAAAGGTCCAGCAGTTCCACCGGATAGGTGCCCGGAAAGGATGAAAACTATAATCGAGACCCTGTTCCCGAAGCATGAGCCTACGATATGGCCGCCAGTACTGTACGACGTACAGGATGTCCGCGGCGACGAAATCCGAGTATCAAACGAGGAGCTGCTTGCTGTAGCGAAAGCCTTACCGGTGAAGAAGGCTCCAGGCCCGGACGGTGTTCCAAATGTGGCCCTTAAAGCTGCGATTCTGGAGAATCCAGACATGTTCAGGACTACATTCCAAAAATGCATGGAGGATGGTAGTTTCCCTGACATCTGGAAGCGGCAGAAGCTGGTGCTGCTACCAAAGCCAGGCAAACCACCCGGCGATCCATCAGCATATAGGCCTATATGCTTGTTGGACACAGTCGGAAAACTGCTGGAGAGagtgccggggaactctccgtcggtgtag